One Apis cerana isolate GH-2021 linkage group LG15, AcerK_1.0, whole genome shotgun sequence DNA window includes the following coding sequences:
- the LOC107997996 gene encoding uncharacterized protein LOC107997996 isoform X1, giving the protein MNNQAFSLAERLIPSTYVQQGLNAKKARENLIRHFIEHQKWPEEGWDDATIEAFLSDLSQMDSNNFPSNCSVGEREARIISNIVARRHFRMGHGIGRSSDLEEVQPKAAGSSLMYKLTNALVLEVIRYMGVKSIAGCFLSPMATGMSLVLCMLTFKQDRPRAKYVLWPRIDQKSSFKSIITAGLEPIVIETKIIGDELKTDMQRLESQMAALGESVACVLTTTSCFAPRACDSVDSIAALCTQYNIPHLINNAYGLQSTRCMHLIQEASRKGRVDAFVQSTDKNFLVPVGGAIIGSFDKNLLDRISKMYPGRASASSIMDVMITLLSLGMAGYKQLITQRKEMYSYLKEELGKLAARHDERLLDTKGNPISIGMTLQCLSHQHDNKQVTMLGLMLFLRNVSGTRVITTTESKHIVSHKFEGWGAHNSNYPVPYLTAAAALGMKKSDVDMFIQRLDKALTKVRRRSAPVTPTASLAGSSINGDAGGTGGPGESSTASTSRASMLCIAIATWFSYKGYLETRVNTPYDIKKLVTISGLDIPDRYWGTYRSGVYFGLRTRDPHSLITGLMWYFPHLLRQDGSGLRHWCEQNDKLDKYAWMEHDGKTFGIQEIVDNSAILTTTFIKTSGGKHGGDWTTRIAVTSKNQIRNGEEISLLFYTAMEENVKGWIKVNLSDEKLTSIEGNTQNLGSFSINLNMIQGTVEEHSFLVTVVSGSNVLKETVLQNLRIASHKGSSKKYIVLAGEQIPLSADGKKKDANFIATQVTGRIPFEIEISYESGSFINRVDKLTGQNYDRALEMHRQLFDEKFEKIFKLRSKGFTEEEIKFAKMALSNMMGSIGYFYGSSQVQSQYTKGPVPYWKAPLYTSVPSRSFFPRGFLWDEGFHGLLISIWDLEIELDIINHWFDLMNIEGWIPREMILGQEALAKVPEEFVTQINTNANPPTFFLTLHFILKHKQEEVLKKHFQFLYNLYPRLQAWFNWFNTTQTGDISSTYRWRGRDGTTNKELNPKTLTSGFDDYPRASHPNIDERHVDLRCWIAFAADIMYQISEILNHPSNKYQETYHYLSDNDLLNKLHLSPHTQTYADFGLHTDKVFLRKSSSPSRSHIQPSETIRIVMEDPTLRYVDSSFGYVSLFPFILQIINPKSPQLGKILQDLINPDLLWTKYGLRSLAKISPFYMKYNTEHDAPYWRGAIWMNLNYLTVRAAYYYSNIEGPYKNEAKKIYQNLRKNLIQNVIKQYKKSGYIWENYGDIHGEGKNSHPFTGWTSLVVLLMAEIY; this is encoded by the exons atgaataatcaagCATTCAGTTTGGCTGAAAGACTTATTCCTTCAACATATGTACAACAAGGTCTAAATGCAAAAAAAGCACGTGAAAATCTTATAAGACATTTTATTGAACat caaaaatgGCCAGAAGAGGGTTGGGATGATGCAACAATAGAAGCTTTTCTCTCAGATTTATCACAAATGGATAGCAACAATTTTCCTTCTAATTGTAGTGTTGGAGAACGTGAAGCAAGAATTATATCAAACATTGTTGCAAGGCGACATTTTCGAATGGGTCATGGTATAGGTAGATCAAGTGATTTAGAAGAAGTACAACCAAAAGCTGCAGGAAGTAGCTTgatgtataaattaacaaatgctTTAGTACTTGAAGTTATTCGATATATGG GTGTAAAAAGTATAGCAGGTTGTTTTTTATCACCAATGGCTACTGGTATGAGCTTGGTGTTATGTATGTTAACATTTAAACAGGATAGACCACGAgctaaatatgttttatggCCTAGAATTGATCAAAAATCAAgctttaaatcaataatcacAGCTGGATTAGAACCAATTgttattgaaactaaaataattGGAGATGAATTGAAGACAGATATGCAAAGACTTGAATCTCAAATGGCAGCTTTAGGTGAAAGTGTTGCTTGTGTACTCACAACAACTAGTTGCTTTGCACCTAGAGCATGTGATTCTGTTGATTCTATTGCAGCACTTTGtacacaatataatattcctcatttaataaataatgcataTGG cTTACAGAGTACAAGATGTATGCATCTAATACAAGAAGCATCGCGTAAGGGTCGTGTTGATGCTTTCGTTCAAAGCACAGATAAAAACTTTCTAGTGCCAGTTGGTGGTGCAATTATTGGTTCATTTGACAAAAATCTTTTAGATCGCATATCAAAAATGTATCCAGGTCGTGCAAGTGCTAGCTCTATTATGGATGTAATGATAACATTATTAAGCTTAGGAATGGCgggttataaacaattaataacacAACGTAAAGAAatgtattcatatttaaaagaagaactTGGAAAATTAGCAGCAAGACATGATGAAAGATTGCTAGATACTAAAGGAAATCCTATATCAATAGGGATGACTCTTCAATGTTTAAGTCATCAGCATGATAATAAGCAAGTTACAATGTTAGGTTTGATGTTATTTCTTCGCAATGTTAGTGGTACAAGAGTAATAACAACAACAGAATCTAAACATATTGTTTCACATAAATTTGAAG GTTGGGGAGCACATAATAGTAATTATCCAGTACCATATTTAACTGCTGCTGCAGCTTTAGGTATGAAGAAATCAGACGTGGATATGTTTATACAACGATTAGATAAAGCTTTGACTAAAGTAAGAAGACGCTCAGCTCCAGTTACACCAACAGCATCTCTTGCTGGATCCAGTATTAATGGAGATGCAGGAGGTACTGGTGGTCCTGGAGAATCTAGTACAGCTTCAACTAGCCGAGCAAGTA TGTTATGTATTGCTATTGCTACTTGGTTTAGTTATAAAGGATATTTAGAAACAAGAGTAAATACtccatatgatataaaaaag TTAGTTACAATCTCAGGACTGGATATCCCAGATAGATATTGGGGTACTTATCGATCAGGAGTTTATTTTGGATTAAGAACTCGAGATCCACATTCTTTAATAACAGGATTGATGTGGTATTTTCCACATTTGTTAAGGCAAGATGGTAGTGGCCTTAGACATTGGTGTGAACAAAATGATAAACtagataa ataTGCATGGATGGAGCATGATGGAAAAACATTTGGTATTCAAGAAATAGTGGATAATTCAGCTATTTTAACtactacatttattaaaacatctgGTGGTAAACATGGAGGAGATTGGACAACAAGAATTGCTGTAACTTCTAAGAATCAGATTCGAAATGGTGAAGAAATatcattacttttttatactgCCATGGAAGAAAATGTTAAAGGATGgattaaagttaatttaagtGATGAAAAACTAACAAGCATTGAGGGAAATACCCAAAATTTGGGTTCATTTagtataaatcttaatatgaTACAGGGAACTGTAGAAGAACACTCTTTTTTAGTAACAGTTGTCTCTGGTTCAAATGTTTTGAAAGAAACTGTTCTTCAAAATCTTAGAATAGCATCTCACAAAGGATCATCAAAGAAATACATAGTTTTAGCAGGTGAACAAATACCATTATCAgcagatggaaaaaaaaaggatgcaAACTTTATTGCAACACAAGTAACAGGAAGAATtccttttgaaattgaaattagttATGAATCAGgtagttttattaatagagTTGACAAATTAACTGGTCAAAATTATGATCGTGCTCTAGAAATGCACCGGCAATTATTCGacgaaaaatttgagaaaatctttaaattaagatCAAAAGGTTTcacagaagaagaaattaaatttgctaaAATGGCATTATCAAATATGATGGGTTCCATAGGCTATTTTTATGGTAGTTCACAAGTACAAAGTCAATATACTAAAGGACCAGTGCCTTACTGGAAAGCACCTTTGTATACTTCAGTACCTAGTAGAAGTTTTTTTCCAAGAGGATTTCTATGGGATGAAGGTTTTCATGGTTTACTTATCTCAATTTGGGATTTAGAAATTGAActagatattataaatcattggtTTGATTTAATGAACATAGAAGGTTGGATTCCAAGAGAAATGATTTTGGGTCAAGAAGCTCTAGCTAAAGTTCCAGAAGAATTTGTAActcaaataaatacaaatgcaAATCCACCTacgttttttttaacattacattttatacTTAAGCATAAACAAGAAGAAGtattgaaaaaacattttcaatttttatataatttgtatcctCGCCTTCAAGCATGGTTTAATTGGTTTAATACCACACAAACTGGAGATATATCAAGTACATATAGATGGCGAGGTAGAGATGGAACAAccaataaagaattaaatcctAAAACACTTACATCTGGATTTGATGATTATCCAAGAGCTTCTCATCCAAATATCGATGAACGACATGTTGATTTACGTTGTTGGATTGCATTTGCTGCTGATATTATGTATCAGAttagtgaaatattaaatcatccaagtaataaatatcaagAGACTTATCACTATTTATctgataatgatttattaaataaattacacttATCGCCACATACACAAACTTATGCGGATTTCGGATTGCATACagataaagtatttttacgaaaatcatCTTCACCTTCAAGATCACATATACAGCCATCGGAAACAATACGAATTGTTATGGAAGATCCAACTTTAAGATATGTTGATTCATCATTTGGATATGTTTCactatttccatttattttacaaattatcaaTCCTAAATCTCCGCAATTGGgtaaaatattacaagatttaataaatcctGATCTGTTGTGGACCAAATATGGTTTACGATCACTTGCAAAGATATCACCATTttacatgaaatataatactgAACATGATGCTCCTTATTGGAGAGGAGCTATAtggatgaatttaaattatttaacagtGAGAGCAGCATACTATTATTCCAATATTGAAGGACcatataaaaatgaagcaaaaaaaatttatcaaaatttgagaaaaaatttaatacaaaatgttataaaacaatataaaaaatctggaTATATATGGGAAAATTATGGTGATATTCATGGAGAAGGTAAAAATAGTCATCCATTCACTGGTTGGACATCTCTAGTTGTATTACTTATGGCAGAAATTTATtag
- the LOC107997996 gene encoding uncharacterized protein LOC107997996 isoform X2, with amino-acid sequence MAKNKIQDKFTKLKNRTINSKRESKFKMSILNISITVLCIAIATWFSYKGYLETRVNTPYDIKKLVTISGLDIPDRYWGTYRSGVYFGLRTRDPHSLITGLMWYFPHLLRQDGSGLRHWCEQNDKLDKYAWMEHDGKTFGIQEIVDNSAILTTTFIKTSGGKHGGDWTTRIAVTSKNQIRNGEEISLLFYTAMEENVKGWIKVNLSDEKLTSIEGNTQNLGSFSINLNMIQGTVEEHSFLVTVVSGSNVLKETVLQNLRIASHKGSSKKYIVLAGEQIPLSADGKKKDANFIATQVTGRIPFEIEISYESGSFINRVDKLTGQNYDRALEMHRQLFDEKFEKIFKLRSKGFTEEEIKFAKMALSNMMGSIGYFYGSSQVQSQYTKGPVPYWKAPLYTSVPSRSFFPRGFLWDEGFHGLLISIWDLEIELDIINHWFDLMNIEGWIPREMILGQEALAKVPEEFVTQINTNANPPTFFLTLHFILKHKQEEVLKKHFQFLYNLYPRLQAWFNWFNTTQTGDISSTYRWRGRDGTTNKELNPKTLTSGFDDYPRASHPNIDERHVDLRCWIAFAADIMYQISEILNHPSNKYQETYHYLSDNDLLNKLHLSPHTQTYADFGLHTDKVFLRKSSSPSRSHIQPSETIRIVMEDPTLRYVDSSFGYVSLFPFILQIINPKSPQLGKILQDLINPDLLWTKYGLRSLAKISPFYMKYNTEHDAPYWRGAIWMNLNYLTVRAAYYYSNIEGPYKNEAKKIYQNLRKNLIQNVIKQYKKSGYIWENYGDIHGEGKNSHPFTGWTSLVVLLMAEIY; translated from the exons atggcaaaaaataaaatacaagataaatttacaaaattaaaaaatagaactattaattcaaaaagagaaagtaaatttaagatgtctatattgaatatttccaTTACAGTGTTATGTATTGCTATTGCTACTTGGTTTAGTTATAAAGGATATTTAGAAACAAGAGTAAATACtccatatgatataaaaaag TTAGTTACAATCTCAGGACTGGATATCCCAGATAGATATTGGGGTACTTATCGATCAGGAGTTTATTTTGGATTAAGAACTCGAGATCCACATTCTTTAATAACAGGATTGATGTGGTATTTTCCACATTTGTTAAGGCAAGATGGTAGTGGCCTTAGACATTGGTGTGAACAAAATGATAAACtagataa ataTGCATGGATGGAGCATGATGGAAAAACATTTGGTATTCAAGAAATAGTGGATAATTCAGCTATTTTAACtactacatttattaaaacatctgGTGGTAAACATGGAGGAGATTGGACAACAAGAATTGCTGTAACTTCTAAGAATCAGATTCGAAATGGTGAAGAAATatcattacttttttatactgCCATGGAAGAAAATGTTAAAGGATGgattaaagttaatttaagtGATGAAAAACTAACAAGCATTGAGGGAAATACCCAAAATTTGGGTTCATTTagtataaatcttaatatgaTACAGGGAACTGTAGAAGAACACTCTTTTTTAGTAACAGTTGTCTCTGGTTCAAATGTTTTGAAAGAAACTGTTCTTCAAAATCTTAGAATAGCATCTCACAAAGGATCATCAAAGAAATACATAGTTTTAGCAGGTGAACAAATACCATTATCAgcagatggaaaaaaaaaggatgcaAACTTTATTGCAACACAAGTAACAGGAAGAATtccttttgaaattgaaattagttATGAATCAGgtagttttattaatagagTTGACAAATTAACTGGTCAAAATTATGATCGTGCTCTAGAAATGCACCGGCAATTATTCGacgaaaaatttgagaaaatctttaaattaagatCAAAAGGTTTcacagaagaagaaattaaatttgctaaAATGGCATTATCAAATATGATGGGTTCCATAGGCTATTTTTATGGTAGTTCACAAGTACAAAGTCAATATACTAAAGGACCAGTGCCTTACTGGAAAGCACCTTTGTATACTTCAGTACCTAGTAGAAGTTTTTTTCCAAGAGGATTTCTATGGGATGAAGGTTTTCATGGTTTACTTATCTCAATTTGGGATTTAGAAATTGAActagatattataaatcattggtTTGATTTAATGAACATAGAAGGTTGGATTCCAAGAGAAATGATTTTGGGTCAAGAAGCTCTAGCTAAAGTTCCAGAAGAATTTGTAActcaaataaatacaaatgcaAATCCACCTacgttttttttaacattacattttatacTTAAGCATAAACAAGAAGAAGtattgaaaaaacattttcaatttttatataatttgtatcctCGCCTTCAAGCATGGTTTAATTGGTTTAATACCACACAAACTGGAGATATATCAAGTACATATAGATGGCGAGGTAGAGATGGAACAAccaataaagaattaaatcctAAAACACTTACATCTGGATTTGATGATTATCCAAGAGCTTCTCATCCAAATATCGATGAACGACATGTTGATTTACGTTGTTGGATTGCATTTGCTGCTGATATTATGTATCAGAttagtgaaatattaaatcatccaagtaataaatatcaagAGACTTATCACTATTTATctgataatgatttattaaataaattacacttATCGCCACATACACAAACTTATGCGGATTTCGGATTGCATACagataaagtatttttacgaaaatcatCTTCACCTTCAAGATCACATATACAGCCATCGGAAACAATACGAATTGTTATGGAAGATCCAACTTTAAGATATGTTGATTCATCATTTGGATATGTTTCactatttccatttattttacaaattatcaaTCCTAAATCTCCGCAATTGGgtaaaatattacaagatttaataaatcctGATCTGTTGTGGACCAAATATGGTTTACGATCACTTGCAAAGATATCACCATTttacatgaaatataatactgAACATGATGCTCCTTATTGGAGAGGAGCTATAtggatgaatttaaattatttaacagtGAGAGCAGCATACTATTATTCCAATATTGAAGGACcatataaaaatgaagcaaaaaaaatttatcaaaatttgagaaaaaatttaatacaaaatgttataaaacaatataaaaaatctggaTATATATGGGAAAATTATGGTGATATTCATGGAGAAGGTAAAAATAGTCATCCATTCACTGGTTGGACATCTCTAGTTGTATTACTTATGGCAGAAATTTATtag
- the LOC107998039 gene encoding actin-related protein 1: protein MEPYDVIINQPVVIDNGSGVIKAGFAGDQIPKCRFPNYIGRPKHTRVMAGALEGDLFVGPIAEEHRGLLSLRYPMEHGVVTDWNDMERIWSYVYSKDQLATFSEEHPVLLTEAPLNPRKNREKAAEIFFDTFNVPALFVSMQAVLSLYATGRTTGVVLDAGDGVTHAVPIYEGFAMPHSIMRVDIAGRDVTRHLRLLLRKEGINFRTTAEFEIVRTIKERACYLASNPQKEETIETEKFQYILPDGSYLEIGPARFRAPEVLFRPDLIGEECEGLHEVLTYSIQKSDLDLRKVLFQNIVLSGGSTLFRGFGDRLLSEIRKMAPKDIKIRISAPQERLYSTWIGGSILASLDTFKKMWVSKREYEEDGIRAIHRKTF, encoded by the exons atggAGCCAtatgatgtaataattaatcaacccGTAGTTATCGATAAC GGTTCTGGTGTAATTAAAGCAGGATTTGCAGGTGATCAAATACCAAAATGCAGATTTCCAAAtta taTTGGTAGACCCAAACATACACGTGTTATGGCTGGTGCTTTAGAAGGAGATCTTTTTGTGGGTCCAATAGCAGAAGAACATCGTGGTCTTTTGTCTCTTCGTTATCCAATGGAACATGGAGTTGTTACAGATTGGAATGATATGGAAAGAATTTGGTCTTATGTTTATAGTAAAGATCAATTAGCAACATTTAGCGAAGAACATCCAGTTTTATTAACAGAGGCACCTCTTAATCcaagaaaaaatagagaaaaagctgcagaaatattctttgataCATTCAATGTTCCAGCATTATTTGTTTCAATGCAAGCTGTACTTAGTCT atatgcCACAGGAAGAACTACAGGAGTAGTTTTAGACGCTGGAGATGGTGTAACACATGCAGTACCTATTTATGAAGGTTTTGCTATGCCTCATAGTATTATGAGGGTTGATATAGCAGGACGTGATGTCACAAGACATCTTCGACTTCTTTTACGTAAAGAGGGTATTAATTTCAGAACTACAgcagaatttgaaattgttagaACAATTAAAGAAAGAGCATGTTATCTTGCTAGCAATcctcaaaaagaagaaactattgaaacagaaaaattccaatatatattACCTGATGGAAGTTACttagaa ATTGGTCCAGCACGATTTAGAGCTCCTGAAGTCCTTTTTAGACCAGATCTAATTGGAGAAGAATGTGAAGGACTTCATGAAGTACTAACATATTCCATTCAAAAGTCTGATTTAGACTTAAGGAaagtattatttcaaaatattgttctATCAGGAGGATCAACATTATTCCGt GGATTTGGTGATAGATTATTATCGGAAATTCGTAAAATGGCaccaaaagatataaaaattagg ATATCAGCTCCTCAAGAACGATTATATAGTACATGGATTGGAGGTTCTATTTTGGCTTCTTtagatacttttaaaaaaatgtgggTTAGTAAAAGAGAATATGAAGAAGATGGTATAAGAGCAATTCATCGTAAgacattttga